In a single window of the Mesorhizobium shangrilense genome:
- a CDS encoding c-type cytochrome: protein MKKFAIVGAIFALGVGVAFADAIEDREALMKANGKAIGTLAAMAKGEKPFDAAVAKDALATLEADTQKFDIAALFPEGSATGKSEASPKIWENMADFTAKADAWKKAVADAVAANPQDVAALGAQVGAIGKTCGACHEVYRIKKD, encoded by the coding sequence ATGAAGAAGTTCGCAATCGTGGGCGCGATTTTTGCGCTCGGCGTCGGCGTGGCGTTTGCAGACGCGATCGAGGACCGGGAGGCGCTGATGAAGGCCAACGGCAAGGCGATCGGCACGCTGGCCGCAATGGCCAAGGGTGAGAAGCCCTTCGATGCGGCGGTCGCCAAGGATGCGCTGGCGACGCTGGAAGCGGACACGCAGAAGTTCGACATCGCGGCACTCTTCCCGGAGGGATCGGCGACGGGCAAGTCTGAAGCCTCGCCGAAGATCTGGGAGAACATGGCCGATTTCACGGCCAAGGCCGACGCCTGGAAGAAGGCCGTCGCCGACGCAGTGGCTGCCAATCCGCAGGACGTCGCGGCACTGGGCGCGCAGGTCGGCGCCATTGGCAAGACGTGCGGCGCCTGTCATGAAGTCTACCGCATCAAGAAGGACTGA
- a CDS encoding cytochrome c, which translates to MKTAGKIAGAAVVLCGAGLAAFWLLTLPEKLGAEEAAALDTGDAARGERVFYAAGCASCHARPKAEGDAALQLAGGVELKTPFGTFVAPNISSDPADGIGAWSAEDFGNAVLKGVSPDGEHYYPAFPYTSYARMEIGDVADLYAFIKTLPPVQGKAANHQLGFPYNIRRGLGLWKRLYMSSEAVIALDDAAPEPVKRGRYLVEGPGHCGECHTPRDAIGGSDKSRWLAGAVAAEGEGKVPNITPGEGGIGDWSESDIAYMLETGFLPDFDSVGGTMAAVQRNMAKLPAEDRAAIAAYLKAVPPHPNGY; encoded by the coding sequence ATGAAGACGGCCGGAAAAATCGCCGGCGCCGCAGTCGTGCTCTGCGGCGCCGGTCTTGCCGCGTTCTGGCTCCTGACCCTGCCTGAGAAGCTCGGCGCAGAGGAGGCGGCCGCGCTGGACACCGGCGACGCGGCGCGCGGTGAGCGCGTCTTCTACGCAGCCGGTTGCGCATCCTGCCATGCTCGGCCGAAGGCCGAGGGCGACGCGGCGTTGCAACTGGCCGGCGGCGTCGAGCTCAAGACGCCGTTCGGGACTTTCGTCGCCCCCAACATCTCCAGCGATCCGGCCGACGGAATTGGAGCGTGGAGCGCGGAAGACTTTGGCAACGCGGTGCTGAAGGGGGTCTCTCCAGACGGCGAGCACTACTATCCGGCGTTTCCCTACACGTCCTACGCCAGGATGGAGATCGGCGACGTGGCCGACCTCTACGCCTTCATCAAGACGCTGCCGCCGGTGCAAGGGAAAGCGGCCAACCATCAGCTCGGCTTCCCCTACAATATCCGGCGCGGGCTCGGATTGTGGAAGCGGCTCTATATGAGCAGCGAAGCGGTGATCGCGCTCGATGATGCCGCGCCCGAACCGGTGAAGCGCGGCCGCTATCTCGTCGAAGGCCCCGGCCATTGCGGCGAGTGCCATACGCCGCGCGACGCCATCGGCGGGAGCGACAAGAGCCGGTGGCTCGCGGGCGCCGTCGCTGCCGAGGGCGAAGGCAAGGTGCCCAACATCACGCCGGGCGAGGGCGGTATCGGCGACTGGTCGGAGAGCGACATCGCCTACATGCTGGAAACCGGCTTCCTTCCGGACTTCGATTCCGTCGGCGGGACGATGGCCGCAGTACAGCGCAACATGGCGAAGCTGCCTGCGGAAGACCGAGCGGCAATCGCCGCCTACCTTAAGGCTGTTCCGCCGCATCCGAACGGGTATTGA
- the msrB gene encoding peptide-methionine (R)-S-oxide reductase MsrB produces MQEDEKPKMRKSDAEWRSKLTPEQYRITREHGTERAFTGPYLNNKEAGTYHCVSCGKPLFRSETKYDSGSGWPSFYEPVDGTAVSEHTDRSHFMTRTEVKCADCDAHLGHVFGDGPQPTGLRYCMNGTALDFEKD; encoded by the coding sequence ATGCAGGAGGACGAGAAGCCCAAGATGCGGAAATCCGATGCCGAATGGCGCAGCAAGCTTACACCTGAACAATATCGCATCACCCGCGAGCATGGCACCGAACGCGCCTTCACCGGACCGTACCTCAACAACAAGGAGGCCGGGACGTACCATTGCGTGTCCTGCGGCAAGCCGCTGTTTCGCTCCGAGACGAAGTACGATTCCGGTTCCGGGTGGCCGAGCTTCTACGAACCCGTCGACGGCACGGCGGTCTCCGAACACACGGACCGTTCGCACTTCATGACGCGCACCGAGGTGAAATGCGCCGATTGCGACGCGCATCTCGGCCACGTCTTCGGGGACGGCCCGCAGCCCACCGGGCTCCGCTACTGCATGAACGGAACGGCCCTCGACTTCGAGAAGGACTGA
- a CDS encoding SufE family protein, with translation MPTIEDIRNDFAFLDDWEDRYRYVIELGQELPPYPESARNDSHKVRGCVSQVWLNTNLGDGHDPKITFQGDSDAHIVRGLVAILLALYSGRRASEIVSTDAEITLRELGLDEHLTPQRSNGVRSMVKRMKHDAQLALGAVA, from the coding sequence ATGCCTACGATCGAAGACATCCGAAACGATTTCGCCTTCCTCGACGACTGGGAGGACCGCTACCGCTATGTCATCGAGCTCGGGCAGGAGCTGCCGCCATATCCGGAAAGCGCGCGCAACGACAGCCACAAGGTGCGCGGCTGCGTAAGCCAGGTCTGGCTGAACACGAACCTCGGTGACGGCCACGACCCGAAGATCACCTTCCAGGGCGATTCCGACGCGCACATCGTGCGCGGACTGGTCGCCATTCTCCTCGCACTCTATTCGGGCCGACGCGCCAGCGAGATCGTCTCGACGGATGCCGAGATCACGCTGCGCGAGCTCGGACTTGACGAACACCTGACCCCCCAGCGTTCCAACGGCGTTCGCTCCATGGTCAAGCGCATGAAACACGACGCCCAGCTGGCGCTCGGCGCGGTCGCCTGA
- a CDS encoding haloacid dehalogenase type II, which produces MRHAAYVFDAYGTLFDVHAAVRRHAAEAGPDGSLLSDIWRAKQLEYSWTRTLMGAYADFWQLTEQALDFALKKVPSVDPKLRQKLLDAYWRLDCYPEVPAVLKALKAEGARLAILSNGSPDMLRSAVQTNALDQVLDDVFSVDTVRRFKTDPAVYDLVATNWRLYPDAVSFQSSNRWDIAGATKFGFRTVWINRSDQPDEYRDLPPALILPSLEGLLGSA; this is translated from the coding sequence ATGCGCCACGCTGCCTACGTCTTCGATGCCTATGGAACGCTGTTCGACGTACACGCGGCGGTCCGTCGGCACGCGGCCGAAGCCGGCCCGGACGGCAGTCTCTTATCGGACATCTGGCGCGCCAAGCAGCTCGAATACTCCTGGACGCGCACGCTCATGGGCGCCTATGCGGATTTCTGGCAGCTCACCGAGCAGGCGCTCGACTTTGCGCTGAAGAAGGTGCCGTCCGTCGATCCGAAGCTGCGACAGAAGCTCCTCGACGCCTATTGGCGCCTTGACTGCTATCCCGAGGTTCCCGCCGTCCTGAAGGCGCTCAAGGCCGAAGGCGCGCGCCTCGCCATCCTTTCCAACGGCTCGCCTGACATGCTGCGCTCTGCGGTGCAGACCAATGCTCTCGACCAGGTGCTCGACGACGTGTTCTCGGTCGATACGGTGCGCCGCTTCAAGACCGACCCGGCCGTCTACGACCTCGTGGCGACCAACTGGCGGCTCTATCCAGACGCGGTATCGTTCCAATCCTCGAACCGCTGGGACATCGCAGGCGCGACCAAATTCGGATTCCGCACCGTCTGGATCAACCGCAGCGACCAGCCGGACGAGTATCGGGATCTCCCGCCGGCGCTGATCCTGCCGTCGCTCGAAGGCCTTCTCGGCAGTGCCTGA
- a CDS encoding DUF6456 domain-containing protein, producing the protein MTSGEDHKSALRVARFIRGRKVAVVPAADSQRMLLQDEADGAISASRALLGEMSRMGLVERAGEFITLTVAGRALTESQRTKDAVPEGMGDLALITLDDRQGGQRTLADLSESPLAQLARRRGRDGRPFLETREVNAGERLRMDYTRGQIMQRLGANWIASVASGRRSGGGGTIELTDAALAARMRVEKAIGAVGPELSGVLLDICCYLKGLERVEVERGWPARSAKVVLKSALGALSRHYEPCTGKRRAEQILHWGAEDYRPSLT; encoded by the coding sequence ATGACGTCAGGCGAAGACCACAAGAGCGCGCTGCGCGTCGCGCGGTTCATCCGCGGCAGGAAGGTGGCGGTCGTGCCGGCCGCCGACAGCCAGCGAATGCTGCTGCAGGACGAGGCCGATGGCGCGATATCGGCATCCAGGGCGCTGCTCGGCGAGATGTCGCGGATGGGCCTTGTCGAGCGGGCAGGGGAATTCATCACCCTGACGGTCGCAGGCCGAGCGCTCACCGAGAGCCAGCGCACGAAGGATGCGGTGCCCGAGGGCATGGGCGACCTCGCACTGATCACCCTAGACGATCGCCAGGGCGGTCAGCGGACGTTGGCTGACCTGTCGGAATCCCCGCTGGCGCAGCTGGCGCGCCGCCGTGGGCGCGACGGCCGGCCATTTCTTGAAACGAGGGAGGTGAATGCCGGTGAGCGATTGCGGATGGATTACACGCGCGGACAGATCATGCAGAGGCTCGGCGCAAACTGGATAGCCTCGGTCGCGAGTGGGAGGAGGAGCGGGGGAGGCGGGACGATCGAGCTTACCGACGCCGCGCTTGCCGCGCGCATGCGCGTCGAGAAGGCGATCGGCGCAGTCGGGCCGGAGCTCTCAGGGGTGCTGCTCGACATCTGCTGCTACCTGAAGGGGCTGGAGCGGGTCGAGGTCGAGCGCGGCTGGCCAGCCCGGTCGGCCAAGGTCGTGTTGAAGTCGGCTCTAGGCGCGCTCAGCCGCCACTACGAACCGTGCACAGGTAAAAGGCGCGCCGAGCAGATTTTGCACTGGGGTGCTGAGGATTACCGGCCGAGCCTCACCTGA
- a CDS encoding branched-chain amino acid aminotransferase — translation MSLTTPAQTATWTYVDGDWHEGNVAIVGPRSHAMWLGSSVFDGARWFEGVAPDLDRHCERVNNSAIALGLKPTMAADEMVALTRDGLKRFDGKTAVYIRPMYWAEHGGYMGVPADPASTRFCLCLYESPMLPPTGLSLTVSPFRRPTLETMPTNAKAGCLYPNNGRAIVDARMRGFDNALVLDMLGNVAETASSNIFLVKDGQVYTPAANGTFLSGITRARTISLLADYGFRTTEKTLCVRDFLEADEIFSTGNHSKVVPVTRIEDRNLQPGPIAKKARDLYWDFAHARASA, via the coding sequence ATGAGCCTTACCACTCCCGCACAGACGGCAACCTGGACCTATGTCGACGGCGACTGGCATGAGGGCAATGTCGCCATCGTGGGACCGCGCAGCCATGCCATGTGGCTCGGCTCGAGCGTCTTCGACGGCGCCCGCTGGTTCGAAGGCGTGGCGCCCGACCTCGACCGTCACTGCGAGCGCGTCAACAACTCGGCCATCGCGCTCGGCCTCAAGCCGACCATGGCCGCCGACGAGATGGTGGCGCTCACACGGGACGGGTTGAAGAGGTTCGACGGCAAGACGGCGGTCTACATCCGCCCGATGTACTGGGCCGAGCATGGCGGCTACATGGGCGTCCCGGCCGATCCGGCATCGACGAGGTTCTGCCTGTGCCTCTACGAATCGCCGATGCTGCCGCCGACCGGGCTGTCGCTCACGGTTTCGCCGTTCCGGCGGCCGACGCTGGAGACGATGCCGACCAACGCGAAGGCCGGATGCCTCTATCCCAACAATGGCCGCGCCATCGTCGATGCGCGCATGCGCGGCTTCGACAATGCGCTGGTGCTCGACATGCTGGGCAACGTCGCCGAGACGGCGTCGTCGAACATCTTCCTCGTCAAGGACGGACAGGTCTATACGCCTGCCGCGAACGGCACTTTCCTTTCCGGCATCACGCGGGCGCGCACTATCTCGCTGCTCGCGGACTACGGCTTCCGCACGACCGAAAAGACGCTCTGCGTGCGCGATTTCCTCGAGGCTGACGAGATCTTCTCGACGGGCAATCACTCCAAGGTGGTGCCGGTCACCCGGATCGAGGATCGCAACCTGCAGCCCGGTCCTATCGCCAAAAAGGCGCGCGACCTGTACTGGGATTTCGCGCACGCACGCGCGTCGGCCTAG
- a CDS encoding glutathione S-transferase family protein gives MEPILVYGFPLGSSMGLVAAFELMGQPYRLCRVDMLHDMKNERYARLNGRQETPALITEDGRALTETMAIIHWIEQRDVERRVSFEPGSPEADRMHQLAAFVNTGFTGAFSPLWVALESEGEEPSYLDALRRYGRSAVRERHQKLEEMLPENGFLVADRVSLAETTLIGVARWAEFHEAADAGAYPRLSALRQRIEALPAVRFAEALENGDVPSGSGALRGHVALDEVIDRFGA, from the coding sequence ATGGAACCTATCCTTGTTTACGGCTTCCCACTGGGGAGCTCGATGGGCCTTGTCGCCGCTTTCGAGCTCATGGGGCAGCCCTACCGGCTTTGCCGGGTCGACATGCTGCACGACATGAAGAACGAACGCTATGCACGGCTCAACGGTCGGCAGGAGACGCCAGCGCTCATCACCGAGGACGGGCGGGCGCTGACCGAGACGATGGCGATCATCCACTGGATCGAGCAGCGCGACGTCGAACGGCGTGTCAGCTTCGAGCCGGGATCCCCGGAAGCCGATCGCATGCACCAGCTTGCCGCCTTCGTGAACACCGGCTTCACCGGAGCGTTCAGTCCATTGTGGGTAGCCCTTGAAAGCGAAGGCGAGGAGCCGTCCTATCTCGACGCCCTTCGCCGCTATGGCCGCAGCGCCGTCAGGGAACGCCACCAGAAGCTGGAGGAAATGCTGCCCGAGAATGGCTTCCTCGTCGCAGACCGCGTGTCGCTTGCCGAGACGACCCTGATCGGCGTCGCCCGCTGGGCGGAGTTCCACGAAGCGGCCGACGCCGGCGCCTATCCCAGGCTTTCGGCGCTGCGGCAGCGCATTGAGGCGCTGCCGGCGGTCAGGTTCGCGGAAGCGCTGGAAAACGGCGACGTGCCGTCCGGCTCCGGCGCGTTGCGCGGGCACGTGGCGCTGGACGAGGTCATCGACCGCTTCGGCGCGTAG
- a CDS encoding helix-turn-helix domain-containing protein: MSDEDVLRRKEEISLDLCESMIDIAAALFNISSKDIRRTGRSRLPTTRVRQVAMYVAHVALGLTMTEVGRGFGRDRKTVQLACHTVEDMRDDAEFDQLVAQTERVALVALRNRIGG, encoded by the coding sequence GTGTCTGATGAGGATGTACTGAGGCGTAAGGAGGAAATCTCCCTCGATCTCTGCGAGAGCATGATCGACATCGCGGCGGCGCTCTTCAACATCTCCAGCAAGGACATCCGCCGAACTGGCCGCTCGCGGCTGCCAACGACGCGCGTGCGGCAGGTGGCCATGTATGTCGCCCATGTCGCGCTGGGTCTCACGATGACAGAGGTCGGACGCGGCTTTGGCCGCGATCGCAAGACCGTGCAGCTGGCCTGCCATACGGTCGAGGACATGCGCGACGATGCGGAGTTCGACCAATTGGTGGCGCAGACCGAGCGCGTCGCCCTGGTCGCGCTGCGCAACAGGATCGGCGGGTGA
- a CDS encoding superoxide dismutase produces the protein MAFELPPLPYDYEALQPYMSKETLEYHHDKHHKAYVDNGNKLAAEAGMENLSLEEIVKQSFGKNAGLFNNAGQHYNHIHFWKWMKKGGGGNKLPAKLQKAVDSDLGGYDKFKADFIAAGTTQFGSGWAWLSVKNGKLEISKTPNGENPLVHGASPILGVDVWEHSYYIDYRNARPKYLEAFVDSLINWDYVLEMYEKAA, from the coding sequence ATGGCTTTCGAACTGCCCCCGTTGCCCTACGACTACGAGGCGCTGCAGCCCTACATGTCCAAGGAGACGCTGGAGTACCACCACGACAAGCACCACAAGGCCTATGTCGACAACGGCAACAAGCTGGCTGCCGAGGCCGGCATGGAAAACCTCTCGCTCGAAGAGATCGTGAAGCAGTCCTTCGGCAAGAACGCAGGCCTCTTCAACAATGCCGGCCAGCACTACAACCACATCCATTTCTGGAAGTGGATGAAGAAGGGCGGCGGCGGCAACAAGCTGCCGGCCAAGCTGCAGAAGGCGGTCGACAGCGATCTCGGCGGCTACGACAAGTTCAAGGCCGACTTCATCGCCGCCGGCACGACGCAGTTCGGCTCCGGCTGGGCCTGGCTGTCGGTCAAGAACGGCAAGCTGGAGATCTCCAAGACCCCGAACGGCGAGAACCCGCTGGTTCACGGCGCATCGCCGATCCTCGGCGTCGACGTCTGGGAGCACTCCTACTACATCGACTACCGCAACGCGCGTCCGAAGTATCTGGAGGCCTTTGTCGACAGCCTGATCAACTGGGACTACGTCCTGGAAATGTACGAGAAGGCCGCCTGA
- a CDS encoding S9 family peptidase, with protein MKTSPRFEALPAPGADRRPVADEHHGIRRTDDYAWLRADNWQEVFRNPDVLAADIRSHLEAENAYQSALMSDTEALQKQLFQEMKGRIKEDDSSVPMKDGPFAYGTSFKTGGEQPRFFRTPRDGGEQAILLDGDAEAEGHPYFRIGGVDHSGDHRKLLWGFDDKGSEFFTLRVRDLATGEDGMDIVPDTGGDGVWTAANDAFVYTRLDENHRPSKVFLHRLGTPSSEDKLIYEEADPGFFISVDGTRDNKWIMISVHDHQTSEYRLIPADDPLAEPRVVSPRLTERQYDLEEGGDVFFILTNADGAKDFKIMTAPVSDPAPENWTELVPHEPGRLILSVMGFKDYMVRLERKDGLPRIIVRERASGAEHAISFDEEAFSLGLSGSYEYDTDTIRFSYSSMTTPAQLFDYNMGTRERALLKTQEVPSGHNPDDYVTRRLMAPAPDGELVPVSILYRRDTPLDGSAPALLYGYGSYGSSIPASFNTNILSLADRGFVYAIAHVRGGKDKGYAWYEDGKRAKKMNTFTDFIAAARHLVAEGFSSHDRIVAQGGSAGGMLMGAVANLAPDAFGAIIAEVPFVDVLTTMLDASLPLTPPEWPEWGNPIDSAEDYRTIAAYSPYDNVSAQAYPPILAVAGLTDPRVTYWEPAKWVAKLRATKTDANPVLFKINMKSGHAGASGRFSRLEEVAFNYAFALKVVGKAAAS; from the coding sequence ATGAAGACTTCCCCCCGCTTTGAAGCCCTGCCCGCACCCGGCGCAGACCGGCGCCCGGTCGCGGACGAGCACCACGGCATCCGGCGGACGGACGACTACGCGTGGCTGCGCGCCGACAACTGGCAGGAAGTCTTCCGGAACCCTGACGTACTGGCCGCCGACATCCGCTCGCACCTCGAAGCCGAGAATGCCTACCAGTCCGCGCTGATGTCCGACACGGAAGCCCTCCAGAAGCAACTCTTCCAGGAAATGAAGGGGCGCATCAAGGAGGACGACTCGTCCGTCCCGATGAAGGACGGCCCCTTCGCCTATGGCACGTCGTTCAAGACCGGCGGCGAGCAGCCCCGCTTCTTCCGCACACCGCGCGACGGCGGCGAGCAGGCGATCCTCCTCGATGGCGATGCCGAGGCCGAAGGCCATCCCTATTTCCGCATCGGCGGCGTCGATCACTCGGGCGACCATCGCAAGCTGCTCTGGGGTTTCGACGACAAGGGCTCCGAGTTTTTCACGCTGCGGGTCCGCGACCTCGCCACGGGTGAGGATGGCATGGACATCGTGCCGGACACCGGCGGCGACGGCGTCTGGACCGCAGCCAACGACGCGTTCGTCTACACCCGACTCGACGAGAACCACCGGCCCTCAAAAGTCTTCCTTCACCGCCTCGGCACGCCTTCCTCGGAGGACAAGCTGATCTACGAGGAAGCCGATCCCGGCTTCTTCATCAGCGTCGACGGCACCCGCGACAACAAGTGGATCATGATCTCGGTCCACGACCACCAGACGTCCGAATACCGCCTCATCCCGGCGGACGATCCACTGGCTGAGCCGCGGGTCGTCTCCCCGCGCCTCACCGAGCGTCAGTACGACCTCGAGGAAGGCGGCGACGTCTTCTTCATTCTGACCAACGCGGACGGCGCCAAGGATTTCAAGATCATGACCGCGCCTGTGTCGGATCCCGCGCCCGAAAACTGGACCGAACTCGTGCCCCACGAGCCGGGCCGTCTCATCCTGTCGGTGATGGGCTTCAAGGACTACATGGTCCGCCTCGAGCGCAAGGACGGCCTGCCGCGCATCATCGTGCGCGAGCGTGCGAGCGGTGCCGAGCACGCCATCTCCTTCGACGAGGAGGCGTTTTCGCTCGGCCTGTCGGGTTCGTACGAATACGACACCGACACGATCCGCTTCTCCTATTCGTCGATGACGACGCCGGCGCAGCTCTTCGACTACAACATGGGAACGCGCGAGCGCGCGCTCCTGAAGACGCAGGAGGTGCCGTCGGGCCACAACCCCGACGACTACGTCACGCGCCGCCTGATGGCTCCCGCCCCGGACGGCGAGCTGGTGCCGGTCTCCATCCTCTACCGCCGCGACACGCCGCTCGACGGCAGCGCACCCGCACTGCTCTACGGCTACGGTTCCTACGGCTCGTCGATACCGGCCTCGTTCAACACCAACATCCTGTCGCTGGCAGACCGCGGCTTCGTCTATGCCATCGCGCATGTCCGCGGCGGCAAGGACAAGGGCTACGCCTGGTACGAAGACGGCAAGCGCGCCAAGAAGATGAACACCTTCACCGACTTCATCGCCGCCGCGCGCCACCTCGTCGCCGAGGGTTTTAGCAGCCACGACCGCATCGTCGCGCAGGGCGGCTCGGCCGGCGGCATGCTCATGGGAGCCGTCGCCAACTTGGCCCCCGACGCGTTCGGCGCCATCATCGCGGAAGTCCCTTTCGTCGACGTGCTGACCACCATGCTCGACGCCTCGCTGCCGCTCACCCCGCCCGAGTGGCCGGAATGGGGCAACCCGATCGATTCGGCCGAGGACTATCGGACGATCGCGGCCTACTCGCCTTATGACAACGTCAGCGCGCAGGCCTATCCGCCGATCCTGGCGGTAGCGGGCCTGACCGACCCGCGCGTCACCTACTGGGAGCCGGCGAAGTGGGTGGCGAAACTGCGGGCAACCAAAACAGACGCCAATCCGGTTCTGTTCAAGATCAACATGAAGTCCGGCCACGCCGGCGCCTCAGGCCGCTTCTCGCGCCTCGAGGAAGTCGCCTTCAACTATGCCTTTGCGCTGAAGGTGGTGGGGAAAGCCGCCGCTTCCTGA
- a CDS encoding MucR family transcriptional regulator — protein sequence MDMSEPSGRNSEMLIELTADVVAAYVSNNPVPIGELPNLIADVHAALGRVGGTPEQPVAEKQKPAVNPKRSVHDDYIVCLEDGKKFKSLKRHLMTHYNLTPDQYREKWGLDPSYPMVAPSYAAARSQLAKKMGLGRKRKAAAR from the coding sequence ATGGATATGTCAGAACCATCGGGAAGAAACTCGGAGATGCTGATCGAGCTGACCGCAGATGTGGTCGCCGCGTATGTCAGCAACAATCCGGTACCGATCGGGGAACTGCCCAACCTCATTGCGGACGTGCATGCGGCGCTCGGCCGCGTCGGTGGGACACCCGAGCAGCCGGTCGCTGAGAAGCAGAAACCCGCGGTAAATCCGAAGCGTTCGGTTCACGACGATTACATCGTCTGTCTTGAAGACGGCAAGAAGTTCAAATCGCTCAAGCGTCACCTGATGACGCACTACAACCTCACGCCTGACCAGTATCGTGAGAAGTGGGGCCTCGACCCGAGCTATCCGATGGTCGCACCGAGCTACGCTGCAGCCCGCTCGCAGCTAGCGAAGAAGATGGGGTTGGGACGCAAGCGTAAGGCCGCGGCACGCTGA
- a CDS encoding SH3 domain-containing protein produces the protein MTDLIKLGMVLALASGAALHAGATNAATFAAWEVANVAWGDTLNVRKYPSSGSQKQAAYPNGTVLQMTGKCTGGVNLLDIAHLSEAKQRQAVRYQWCEVWHDPKQDGDHVTGWVYGRYIAPY, from the coding sequence ATGACTGACCTGATCAAGCTTGGAATGGTGCTGGCCCTGGCTTCGGGCGCCGCCCTCCACGCCGGCGCAACCAATGCCGCCACCTTCGCCGCGTGGGAGGTTGCCAACGTCGCCTGGGGCGACACGCTCAACGTCCGCAAGTATCCGTCGAGCGGATCGCAGAAGCAGGCCGCCTATCCGAACGGCACGGTGCTGCAGATGACGGGCAAGTGCACGGGAGGGGTCAACCTTCTGGATATCGCGCATCTGTCCGAGGCCAAGCAGCGCCAGGCGGTGCGCTACCAGTGGTGCGAGGTCTGGCATGATCCTAAGCAGGACGGCGACCACGTGACCGGCTGGGTGTACGGCAGGTACATTGCGCCGTACTGA